The genome window AACAATGGAAACGGGAACGGCAACGGAAACGGGGGCGGCAACTGATCGTGGGGACAACTAAAGCGGACACCCGGGCCGGCGCAGGAATCGCACTCGGACTCACTGCAGCAGCCGGCGTCGCAACCCTCGGGTATGCGGCACTCGTAGAACGTAACCTGTTCGGGCTCCGCACCGAGTCCCTGGCGATCCTCCCCCCGGGCAGCCGTCCGCTGAAGATTCTCCACCTCTCCGACATCCACATGGTTCCGCGCCAGACCGCCAAGGCGACGTGGCTGCAGGGATTGGCTGAGTTGAAGCCGGACCTCGTGGTCAACACCGGCGACAACCTAAGCCACCCCAAGGCCCTTGGTCCCCTGCTCGACGCACTGGAACCGCTGCTGGACTTCCCGGGGGTGTTTGTCCCCGGCTCCAATGACTACTATGCGCCGCGGCTGCTGAACCCGTTCAAGTACTTCGCAGGTCCTTCCTCCCTTGGCGACAAGCCGCTGAAGGAACTGCCGTGGCAGCAGATGTTCGCGCGCTTCGGTTCAGCCGGGTGGCTCGACCTGACCAACCGGTCCCAGTCCGTCGCTTTGCGCGGCCTTCGTATCGACTTCAGCGGAGTCGACGACCCGCACCTGGGTCGGGACCGGTTCATCGGCTTCCCCAATGGAAGCAGCACGGCAGACGAAGCACCCCACCTCCGCATCGGAGTGGCACACGCTCCCTACCAGCGGGTGCTGGACGCATTTAGCGACGGCGGCGCCCACCTGATGCTCGCCGGCCACACCCATGGTGGGCAGGTCTGCATCCCGGGCTACGGCGCACTTGTGAGCAACTGCGACCTGCCCACCTGGCGGGCGCGCGGGCTCACTCAGTGGGAGAACAACGGCGCAGTAGTGCCGCTGAACGTTTCAGCCGGCATCGGAACGTCCCGTTTCGCGCCAGTGCGGTTTGCCTGCCGCCCCGAGGCCGTCCTGCTAACACTCACCGCGCGCTAGCCGCCGGCCTCCACTGAGGCCCTCTATTGAGCGCGTCGCGTTTCCCTCACCTAGGATTGTTGCTGGGGGACACCAACTTCGGATTCTCCCGGTCCTTTCCTCCCTGAGAGAAGAACATGCCGACGCAATCTACCCTGTGGCAATCCCTCGGCCGCCTGTATCCGCACCTCAAGCCGATCATTCCGCGGTTGGTGCTTGGCCTGTTTGCCGCGCTCGGCGCCAGCATCATGGTCCTGGCAATCCCGCAGGTGTTCCGTGTGCTCGTCAACGACGCACTTGCAGAAGGCACCGAAGCAACCACGATCTGGTTGGCTTCCGGCATCGTGTTGCTGCTGGGTGTCCTCGAGGCAGCCTTCGTTGCCCTGCGCCGCTTCTTCGTCATCAACCCGGCCACCACGGTCGAAACCAACCTGCGAACCTCCTTCTACCGGCACCTTCAGGGCCTCGCCGTCGCCTTCCACGACCGCTGGGGAAGCGGACAGCTGCTGTCCCGCGCCATGTCGGACCTCAACCTCATGCGGCGCTGGATGGCGTTCGGCGCCATCATGCTGGTGGTCGACACGCTGACGGTGACGGCCGGCGTCGTAATCATGTTCTTCATGAGTTGGCCGCTTGCGGTCATCTTCCTCGCCGCGGCCGTTCCGGTGATGATCTACGGCTTCCGGTTCCGGACCTCCTACAGCCGGGTGTCCCGCAAGAGCCAGGACCAGGCCGGTGACCTCGCCACGACGGTTGAGGAATCCGTGCACGGCATCCGCGTGCTCAAGGCGTTCGGCCGGAGCCGGGAGGCGCTGGATGCGTTCAGCGACCAGGCGGAAGAACTGCGGCAGACCGAGATTCACAAGGCCAAGAGCCTGGCGAGCTTCTCGCTGATCGTCACGCTGCTGCCCGAGCTGGCGCTCGGCGCCTCGCTGGTCGTGGGGATCCTGCTTGCCGTCAACGGTGAGGTGTCGATCGGCGGGCTGGTTGCGTTCTTCGCAACCGCCGGCGTGGTCACGGGGCGGGTCGAGTTCATTGGGCCACTGCTTGCCATGACCTTTACGGCGAAGACTGCGATCGACCGCCACTACGAAGTCATGGAGTCCGAAAACACCATCACGAATCCTCCGCACCCCCGGACGCTCGCCCAGCCTCACGGCAGGGTCACGTTCGACGACGTCTCCTTCCGCTACCCGGACGCGGACAAGGAAGCGCCTGGGGTACTCAACGGGATCGACCTCACGCTCGAGGCCGGCGAGACCATGGCCCTGGTGGGCGTCACCGGATGCGGCAAGAGCACCCTGCTTCAGCTCGTGCCAAGGCTGTACGACGTTACCGGCGGCTCGATCCGGATCGACGGCGTGGACATCCGCGACCTCACCGTCGAGGAGCTGCGACGCCACGTTGCCGTGGCGTTCGAGGAGACCACCCTGTTCTCCAACTCGGTACGCGAGAACGTGATGATGGGCGTGGACCCGGCTTCGGAGAACGACGGCGCCGCCATCCTCACAGAGGCCCTGGACGTGGCGCAGGCCCACTTTGTCTACTCGCTCCCCGACGGCGTGGACACCCTCATCGGCGAAGAAGGGCTCAGCCTGTCCGGCGGGCAACGGCAGCGCGTGGCTCTGGCCCGGGCGATTGCCGCCAAGCCGAACGTGCTCGTGCTGGACGACCCCCTCTCCGCGCTGGATGTCAGGACCGAGGAACTCGTCGAGGAGCGGCTGCGCCAGGTCCTGAAGGACACCACCACGCTCATCGTCGCCCACCGCCCCTCCACCGTTGCCCTCGCCGACCGGGTGGCGCTGATGGAGGACGGCCAGATTGCCGACGTCGGAACCCACTCGGAACTGCTGGCGCGCAGCGACCACTACCGCTACGTCATCGCAAGCCTGACCGAGGAGCCCGTGGACCTGGACAGCGAACTCGAAGAGCTGAAGCACGACGACGAGGGGGCACGCGCGTGAGCACCGCACCACAGCGAGGCAAGGGTCGCAAGTCCGGCGAGCCGCCGTCGTCCGGGGTTTCTTCCGGAGTCCACAACGAAGACGTGGTGATGCTGGACCGGGCCCAGAACAAGTCCGTCCGTGCCCGTTCCTTCCGGCTGCTCGGTTCGCTGATCCGGCCCAACCGGAAGCAGTTCATCTGGACCGCACTGCTGGTGGTGTTCTCGCAGATCGCCCGGGTTTCCGGTCCTGCGATCATCGCTTTCGGGATCGACCACGCGCTCCCCTCGCTGCTGCAGGGTGATTCGATGCTTCTGTGGGCCACCGGGATCACCTACCTGCTGGCGGCTGTGCTCTCAGCGGTCCTGACGTCCGGCTATGTGCTCGCGGCTGCCCGGTTGAGCCAGGAGATGCTGCTCGACCTGCGCCTCCGGGTTTTCCGCCACACGCAGCGTCTCAGCCTTGAGTTCCACGAGAAGTACACGTCCGGGCGCATCATCTCGCGCCAGACGTCGGACCTTGAGGCGCTGCGCGAACTGCTGGACTCGGGCGTCAGCTCATTGGCATCGGGTCTGATGTACATGATCTTTACGGCCGTCACCATCTTTGTGCTCGACTGGCCAACCGGCCTGCTGATCCTCGTTGCCGCCGTTCCAATGACGTTCCTGGCCCGCTGGTACCAGAAGCACTCGCAGATCGCCTACCGGTCGTCGCGAGTGGTCTCGGCGAAGCTCATCGTCCACTTCATCGAGACGATGACCGGCATCCGCGCCGTGAAGGCCTTCCGCCGCGAGAAGGTGAACGCCGAGCGCTACGACCAGCTCGCCGAGGACTACCGGCGCGTGACGGTCCGTTCAATCAACCTCAACGGGGTCTTCCAGCCCGGGCTGGTGCTCATCGGCAACGTGACGGTGGCCGTGGTCCTTCTGGTCGGAGGGTTCCGGGTACTTGGTGGTTCGCTGGAGGTCGGCGCGTTGCTGGCTCTACTGCTCTACAGCAAGCGCTTCTTCCAGCCGGTGGACCAGATGGCCATGTTCTACAACTCCTTCCAGTCGGCAGCGGCCGCCCTCGAGAAGGTCTCCGGCCTCCTCGAGGAAGTGCCCACCGTGCGGCCGCCGAAGAACCCAGTGCCGCTGAAGCACGCAAAGGGCGAGATAGCGTTTGACGGCGTGGAGTTCCGTTACGGGGACGGTCCCGTTGTCCTGCCGCGCATGGACCTCACGATCCCCGCTGGGCAGACGGTCGCGCTGGTCGGCCAGACCGGCGCCGGCAAATCCACCCTGGCGAAGGTGATCGCCCGGTTTTACGACGTCTCCTCGGGCAGCGTCACTCTCGACGGCGTGGACCTGCGGAAGCTGTCCCCGCAGGACCTGCGCCGCGCCGTCGTCATGGTCACCCAGGAAGCCTTCCTCTTCAGCGGTAGCGTGGCGGACAACATTGCGCTCGGGAAGCCGGAAGCGAGCCGCGAGGAGATCGTGGCTGCGGCGCAGGCCGTGGGCGCGCATGACTTCATCGAATCGCTGCCCGAGGGCTATGACACCGACGTCAACAAGCGCGGCGGCCGGGTGTCCTCCGGCCAGCGGCAATTGATCAGCTTCGCCCGTGCGTTCCTTGCCGATCCCGCCGTGCTGATTTTGGATGAGGCGACGTCGTCGCTCGACATTCCCAGCGAACGGCTGGTGCAGCAGGGCCTTCAGAAGCTCCTCGGCAACCGGACTGCGCTGATCATCGCGCACCGCCTGTCCACGGTGGAGATCGCCGACCGGGTGCTGGTGGTGCACGACGGCGCGGTGGTGGAAGATGGCACGCCAGCGGACCTGATCAACGGGAACGGACGGTTTGCCACCCTGCATGCCGCCTGGCAGGACTCGCTCGTCTAGACGCAAGCGGGTCCGGTTCGTCACCGGCGAATTTGTCCGTTATCCTTGAGAGGTTGCTTTCGCGGATCGGTTCTTCCGAAGTGCAGCGGAAAGCGCAATCGGGGTGTGGCGCAGCTTGGTAGCGCGCGTCGTTCGGGACGACGAGGCCGCAGGTTCAAATCCTGTCACCCCGACCAATATGCAGAGAAGGTGCCTCCAGGCTGGAGGCACCTTCTCTTTAGTTTCTGAACGAATGCCCGACGCTAGAGGAACGTGCGTCCCGTCAGCCGCTCATAGGCTTCGACGTACCGCGCGCGGGTCTTCTCCACCACGTCCGCAGGGAGCGCGGGCGGCTCGGAGTTTCCGTCCCAACCGGATTCGTCGGACGTCAGCCAGTCGCGCACAAACTGCTTGTCGAAGGACGGTTGCGCCTTGCCCGGCGAGTACAGCTCCGCATCCCAGAACCGCGAGGAATCGGGGGTCAGCACCTCATCACCCAACGTCACCTCACCGGTGTTCGAGAGCCCGAACTCCACCTTGGTGTCGGCCAGGATGATCCCGCGGTCCCGGGCGATTGCCTCCGCGCGGGAGTAGATGTCCAGCGTCAGCGTCTTCAGCTTGGCAGCGAGGTCGTCGCCCAGCATCATGACGACGGCGTCGTAGGTGATGTTCTCGTCGTGCTCCCCTACCTCTGCCTTGGCCGACGGCGTGAACAGCGGTTTCTCGAGCCGTGACCCGTCCACCAGGCCCTCGGGCAGCGGCAGTTCGCAGACCGTACGGGTGGCCTGATACTCCTTCAGTCCGGAACCGGTGAGGTAGCCGCGCGCGATGCACTCGACCGGGAACATCTCCAGCCGCTTGCAGATCATCGCCCGTCCGGCCACTTCCGCCGGCACGTCGGTCGAGATCACGTGGTTGGGGACCTCGCCCAGCTGCTCGAACCACCACAGGCTCAGCTGCGTCAGGACACGTCCCTTGTCGGGAATTTCGCTCGTTAGGACGTAGTCGTAGGCGCTGATGCGGTCGCTGGCTACCACCAGTACCCGGTCGTCTTCTCCCGACTCCGGTTCATACAGGTCGCGGACCTTGCCGGAGTAGATGTGCCGCCAGCCGGGAATCTCCTGCGCCATCCCTACGCCTCGCTGCCGGCCGACACGACGATCTCACCGCGGGCTGCCCGCGCGGCGATATCCGTACGGTACTGACCGCCTTCCAACGCAAGGCGGCTGACGCCGTCGTACGCTTTATCGCGCGCCTCGGCGAGATCCGCACCGAGCCCGACGACGGCGAGAACCCGCCCACCGGAGGAAACCACGGCACCGTCCCCGTTCAGCGCGGTACCGGCGTGCAGCACGTGCACGCCGTCGAGTGCCTCCGCCTCTTCCAGCCCACGGATGGGGTCACCCGTGCGCGGCGTGTCCGGGTAGTTGGCCGAGGCGAGCACGACGGCGACGGCCGTCTCCGAAGCCCAGTGCAGGTTGTCGATGGTCGCCAGCTCACCCTTCGCAGCGGCAAGCAGGACGCCGCCGAGAGGTGTCTTCAAGCGTGCGAGCACGGCCTGGGTCTCGGGATCACCGAAGCGGGCGTTGAATTCAATGACACGCAGACCGCGGGAGGTGAGGGCGAGACCGCAGTAGAGCACGCCCGTGAACGGGGTGCCGCGGCGGGCCATCTCGTCGATGGTGGGCTGAGCCACGCGCTCGATGACCTCGTCCACCAGCCCGGCAGGCACCCACTCGAGCGGCGAATACGCGCCCATGCCGCCGGTATTGGGGCCTTCGTCGTTGTCGAAGATGCGCTTGAAATCCTGCGCCGGGGCCAGCGGCACAACGGTGGAGCCGTCGGACAGGACAAACAGGGAAACCTCCGGCCCGTCGAGGTACTCCTCGATGACCACGGTGCCACCCGCGTCGAAGCAGGCCTGCGCGTGTTCCAGCGCGGCATCCCGGTCAGAGGTGACCACGACGCCCTTGCCCGCGGCGAGCCCATCATCCTTCACGACGTACGGAGCGCCGAAAGCATCGAGGGCTTCGGCGGCTTCATCCGCGGTGGAGGCAACCTTGGCCATCGCGGTGGGAACGCCGGCCGCGGCCATGATCTGCTTGGCGAACGCCTTCGACGCCTCAAGCTGGGCGGCTGCCTTGGTTGGACCGAAAACAGGGATGCCCGCTTCGATGAGTGCGTCCGCGACCCCGGCGGCGAGCGGTGCCTCCGGACCGACCACAACCAGGTCAGAGCCGAGCGACCGGGCCAGTTCGGTCACGGCAGCGGGATCGTTCGCGTTGATGCTGTGCACGGGGACCACCTGGGCGATGCCGGCGTTACCGGGAGCCGCGTGGACCTCGCTGACAAAGGGATCGGCCAGAAGCGCTCGGACAATGGCGTGTTCGCGGCCTCCGGGGCCAATCACAAGAACCTTCACAGTAGTTCAGGGTACTGGTTTGGCGCTGGGCGGAACTACTATGCGGGTCTACTGTGAAGGAGAAGAACCTTCCCTTTGGCGCGGCCCCGGCCGGACCCATACCGTGGCCGCCGCTCTCCGAAGAACCAGTATGAAAATCGCCCGCCGCCCCAGCCGTACCCGGCCCCTTCGACGATCCGTCCCGGTACTCGCGATGCTGGCCGGCGTTCTCGCCGCCGGCCTGGTCCTGGGAGTCGCCGAACTGGTGGGAGCGTTCGTCTCAACACGCTCGGCGCCGCTGATCGCGCTCGGTTCCACGTTCATCGACTTCACGCCTTCCTGGCTGAAGGACTTCGCGATCAGCACCTTCGGAACCAACGACAAGCTCGCCCTCTTCATCGGCATGGGCGTTACGATCGTCCTCCTCGCCGCGGCACTGGGTTACCTTGCCTGGCGCCGGTTCATCCTGGGCGCGGTGGGCGTACTCCTCATGGGCGCGATCATGGTCGCGGCCGTGCTTACCCGGGCCGGAGCTGCCAGCCAGGACGCCTACCCCTCGGTGCTCGGCACCCTCGTTGGGCTCGCCGCCCTGCACTGGATGGTGCGTTGGCTCCCGTCGCGCGTTTCCAGCGCGCCCAGCGCGCCTAACCAGGAAGAGTACGACGACGGCAGGCCCGGCGCCGCGGCAACCGCACCGGCGCGAGCCAAGACTGGCACCACCCGGCGCGGGTTCTTCGTGGCAGCGGGGGTAACCGCCGTCGTCGCTGTCGTTTCGGCCGCCGGCGGCTCGGTGGTCAGCGGCATCCGCAATACCGTCAATGCCGCGCGCGAACGCCTGAGCCTGCCCGTTCCGGCGAGCCCTGCCGAAGCGGTGCCCAGCGGCGTCGACGCACAGCTCGACGGAGTGGATCCGTGGTTGACTCCCAACTCCGAGTTCTACCGGATCGACACAGCGCTGCAGGTTCCGGCGGTCGACGTCGACACGTGGCAGCTGCGCGTCCACGGGCTTGTGGAGGAAGAAGTCACGATCTCGTTCCAGGACCTGCTGGACTCCGAACTGGTGGAGCGGCACATCACCCTCGCCTGTGTGTCCAACCCGGTGGGCGGGGACCTGGTGGGAAACGCGAAGTGGCTCGGCTACCCCATCCGCAATCTTCTGGAGCGTGCCCGTCCTACCGACGGTGCGGACATGGTCCTGTCCACGAGTACCGACGGGTTCAGCGCCTCCACTCCCCTGCCCGTCCTGCGGGACGACCGTGACGCACTGCTCGCGATCGCGATGAACGACGAACCGCTGCCCTTAGAGCACGGCTATCCGGTCCGCATGGTGGTGCCGGGACTCTACGGTTATGTCTCGGCGACCAAGTGGGTGGTGGACCTCGAGGTGACGCGGTTTGCCGACGCGCGGGCCTACTGGACGGACCGGGGCTGGTCCGAGCGGGGCCCGATCAAGACTCAATCGCGCGTGGAGGTTCCCCGCCCATTCGCCAAGGTGCCGGCAGGGACGGTCCGTGTGGGCGGTACCGCGTGGGCGCAGCACCGCGGTGTGGAGAGGGTTCAGGTGCAAGTCGACGACGGCCCGTGGGAAGACGCCGCCCTTGCTACCGAATACAGCGTCGACACCTGGCGGCAGTGGACGCACGAGGTCCAGTTGGAGCCCGGCTCGCACCGCATCCGCTGCCGGGCCTACGACCCGGAGGGCGTGCAGACCGAGAAGCGCGCCAACCCGGTTCCGGATGGGGCGTCCGGCTGGCACACGGTTGAGTTCTCCGCGGAGTGATGCGCGATACTGGAACCATGCCCGCCACCTTCACCTCCACGAGCGCTGTGGACCTCGCGGTTCTGGAGCGTAACGGCTTCATCGAATCCCGCCATATCGGCTCGGCCGTGGTCCTTGCCGCCGACGGATCCACCGTGACCGAGCTCGGCGATGTCCATGCGCCCATCTTCCCGCGCTCCACCCTCAAGCCGTTCCAGGCCCTGGCCGCGATGCAGTCGGGTGTGCCGTTG of Arthrobacter sp. JZ12 contains these proteins:
- a CDS encoding ABC transporter ATP-binding protein, encoding MPTQSTLWQSLGRLYPHLKPIIPRLVLGLFAALGASIMVLAIPQVFRVLVNDALAEGTEATTIWLASGIVLLLGVLEAAFVALRRFFVINPATTVETNLRTSFYRHLQGLAVAFHDRWGSGQLLSRAMSDLNLMRRWMAFGAIMLVVDTLTVTAGVVIMFFMSWPLAVIFLAAAVPVMIYGFRFRTSYSRVSRKSQDQAGDLATTVEESVHGIRVLKAFGRSREALDAFSDQAEELRQTEIHKAKSLASFSLIVTLLPELALGASLVVGILLAVNGEVSIGGLVAFFATAGVVTGRVEFIGPLLAMTFTAKTAIDRHYEVMESENTITNPPHPRTLAQPHGRVTFDDVSFRYPDADKEAPGVLNGIDLTLEAGETMALVGVTGCGKSTLLQLVPRLYDVTGGSIRIDGVDIRDLTVEELRRHVAVAFEETTLFSNSVRENVMMGVDPASENDGAAILTEALDVAQAHFVYSLPDGVDTLIGEEGLSLSGGQRQRVALARAIAAKPNVLVLDDPLSALDVRTEELVEERLRQVLKDTTTLIVAHRPSTVALADRVALMEDGQIADVGTHSELLARSDHYRYVIASLTEEPVDLDSELEELKHDDEGARA
- a CDS encoding metallophosphoesterase, which produces MGTTKADTRAGAGIALGLTAAAGVATLGYAALVERNLFGLRTESLAILPPGSRPLKILHLSDIHMVPRQTAKATWLQGLAELKPDLVVNTGDNLSHPKALGPLLDALEPLLDFPGVFVPGSNDYYAPRLLNPFKYFAGPSSLGDKPLKELPWQQMFARFGSAGWLDLTNRSQSVALRGLRIDFSGVDDPHLGRDRFIGFPNGSSTADEAPHLRIGVAHAPYQRVLDAFSDGGAHLMLAGHTHGGQVCIPGYGALVSNCDLPTWRARGLTQWENNGAVVPLNVSAGIGTSRFAPVRFACRPEAVLLTLTAR
- a CDS encoding molybdopterin-dependent oxidoreductase, which encodes MKIARRPSRTRPLRRSVPVLAMLAGVLAAGLVLGVAELVGAFVSTRSAPLIALGSTFIDFTPSWLKDFAISTFGTNDKLALFIGMGVTIVLLAAALGYLAWRRFILGAVGVLLMGAIMVAAVLTRAGAASQDAYPSVLGTLVGLAALHWMVRWLPSRVSSAPSAPNQEEYDDGRPGAAATAPARAKTGTTRRGFFVAAGVTAVVAVVSAAGGSVVSGIRNTVNAARERLSLPVPASPAEAVPSGVDAQLDGVDPWLTPNSEFYRIDTALQVPAVDVDTWQLRVHGLVEEEVTISFQDLLDSELVERHITLACVSNPVGGDLVGNAKWLGYPIRNLLERARPTDGADMVLSTSTDGFSASTPLPVLRDDRDALLAIAMNDEPLPLEHGYPVRMVVPGLYGYVSATKWVVDLEVTRFADARAYWTDRGWSERGPIKTQSRVEVPRPFAKVPAGTVRVGGTAWAQHRGVERVQVQVDDGPWEDAALATEYSVDTWRQWTHEVQLEPGSHRIRCRAYDPEGVQTEKRANPVPDGASGWHTVEFSAE
- a CDS encoding phosphoribosylaminoimidazolesuccinocarboxamide synthase; this encodes MAQEIPGWRHIYSGKVRDLYEPESGEDDRVLVVASDRISAYDYVLTSEIPDKGRVLTQLSLWWFEQLGEVPNHVISTDVPAEVAGRAMICKRLEMFPVECIARGYLTGSGLKEYQATRTVCELPLPEGLVDGSRLEKPLFTPSAKAEVGEHDENITYDAVVMMLGDDLAAKLKTLTLDIYSRAEAIARDRGIILADTKVEFGLSNTGEVTLGDEVLTPDSSRFWDAELYSPGKAQPSFDKQFVRDWLTSDESGWDGNSEPPALPADVVEKTRARYVEAYERLTGRTFL
- the purD gene encoding phosphoribosylamine--glycine ligase, which encodes MKVLVIGPGGREHAIVRALLADPFVSEVHAAPGNAGIAQVVPVHSINANDPAAVTELARSLGSDLVVVGPEAPLAAGVADALIEAGIPVFGPTKAAAQLEASKAFAKQIMAAAGVPTAMAKVASTADEAAEALDAFGAPYVVKDDGLAAGKGVVVTSDRDAALEHAQACFDAGGTVVIEEYLDGPEVSLFVLSDGSTVVPLAPAQDFKRIFDNDEGPNTGGMGAYSPLEWVPAGLVDEVIERVAQPTIDEMARRGTPFTGVLYCGLALTSRGLRVIEFNARFGDPETQAVLARLKTPLGGVLLAAAKGELATIDNLHWASETAVAVVLASANYPDTPRTGDPIRGLEEAEALDGVHVLHAGTALNGDGAVVSSGGRVLAVVGLGADLAEARDKAYDGVSRLALEGGQYRTDIAARAARGEIVVSAGSEA
- a CDS encoding ABC transporter ATP-binding protein; translation: MLDRAQNKSVRARSFRLLGSLIRPNRKQFIWTALLVVFSQIARVSGPAIIAFGIDHALPSLLQGDSMLLWATGITYLLAAVLSAVLTSGYVLAAARLSQEMLLDLRLRVFRHTQRLSLEFHEKYTSGRIISRQTSDLEALRELLDSGVSSLASGLMYMIFTAVTIFVLDWPTGLLILVAAVPMTFLARWYQKHSQIAYRSSRVVSAKLIVHFIETMTGIRAVKAFRREKVNAERYDQLAEDYRRVTVRSINLNGVFQPGLVLIGNVTVAVVLLVGGFRVLGGSLEVGALLALLLYSKRFFQPVDQMAMFYNSFQSAAAALEKVSGLLEEVPTVRPPKNPVPLKHAKGEIAFDGVEFRYGDGPVVLPRMDLTIPAGQTVALVGQTGAGKSTLAKVIARFYDVSSGSVTLDGVDLRKLSPQDLRRAVVMVTQEAFLFSGSVADNIALGKPEASREEIVAAAQAVGAHDFIESLPEGYDTDVNKRGGRVSSGQRQLISFARAFLADPAVLILDEATSSLDIPSERLVQQGLQKLLGNRTALIIAHRLSTVEIADRVLVVHDGAVVEDGTPADLINGNGRFATLHAAWQDSLV